Proteins encoded by one window of Chthonomonadales bacterium:
- a CDS encoding oligosaccharide flippase family protein, producing MRKTIERMRRRPLLAGVVLLAGGAAGGQAATLLAQPALTRLYSQADYGVLAVYMAILSLATVACGRYEMAVPLPEEDEVAANLLAVSLIVLVGFALGSGLVLLAVGPWLARRLNVPALAPLLWMVPVGLLAAGIYKAISTWAVRRRQYTLIARTKLSQGIGQAVAQVALGLVGLRPAGLLFGDIVGRSAGSGTLASLAWRRDLAVFRRVTLSGMRAAAYRYRDFPRVSSLSALLNTAGVQAAPVLLALFYQAEVVGTFALSQRVVIAPIVLVGQAVSQVYFGEMARSLARNPAGAERMLRSTVRRLAVLALAPTALLGAFGPALLATLFGAKWREAGIYAQMMAPLAAVQFVVWPLSQTLYVLEEQRLQLCWDIGRLTAVAAGIALVGATRGSAREAVAAYAATMTAAYGVFLWLAWRGVRRAARRAPAGPEGEGATAAEALEAAGPVEAPGG from the coding sequence GTGCGCAAGACCATTGAGCGGATGAGGCGGCGGCCGCTGCTGGCGGGGGTCGTGCTGCTGGCGGGCGGCGCCGCGGGCGGGCAGGCGGCGACCCTGCTGGCGCAGCCAGCACTCACACGCCTCTACAGCCAGGCCGACTACGGCGTGCTTGCCGTCTACATGGCCATCCTGTCGCTGGCGACCGTCGCGTGCGGCCGCTATGAGATGGCCGTTCCGCTGCCGGAGGAGGACGAGGTCGCGGCGAACCTGCTCGCGGTCTCGCTGATCGTGCTGGTAGGCTTCGCGCTCGGGTCCGGGTTGGTGCTGCTGGCGGTAGGGCCCTGGCTTGCGCGCCGCCTCAACGTACCCGCGCTGGCGCCGCTGCTGTGGATGGTGCCCGTCGGCCTGCTCGCCGCGGGCATCTACAAGGCGATCAGCACCTGGGCGGTCCGCCGGCGTCAGTACACGCTGATCGCGCGCACCAAGCTCAGCCAGGGCATCGGGCAGGCCGTGGCGCAGGTGGCGCTCGGCCTGGTCGGGCTGCGGCCTGCCGGCCTGCTGTTCGGCGACATCGTGGGGCGCTCGGCCGGCAGCGGCACGCTGGCCTCGCTCGCCTGGCGGCGCGACCTGGCGGTTTTCCGGCGCGTGACGCTCTCCGGCATGCGGGCCGCGGCGTACCGCTACCGCGACTTCCCGCGCGTCTCGAGCCTCTCGGCTCTGCTCAACACGGCCGGCGTGCAGGCCGCGCCGGTGCTGCTGGCGCTCTTCTACCAGGCCGAGGTTGTGGGAACGTTCGCGCTGAGCCAGCGCGTGGTGATCGCGCCGATCGTGCTGGTCGGGCAGGCGGTCAGCCAGGTCTACTTCGGGGAAATGGCCCGCTCTCTCGCGCGGAATCCGGCCGGCGCCGAGCGCATGCTGCGGAGCACGGTGCGGCGGCTCGCGGTGCTGGCGCTGGCCCCGACCGCGCTGCTCGGCGCCTTCGGCCCCGCGCTGCTGGCGACGCTGTTCGGAGCGAAGTGGCGGGAGGCGGGCATCTACGCGCAGATGATGGCGCCGCTGGCGGCGGTGCAGTTCGTCGTCTGGCCGCTGTCGCAGACGCTCTACGTGCTGGAGGAACAGCGCCTTCAGCTTTGCTGGGACATCGGGCGCCTCACGGCCGTCGCGGCGGGCATCGCGCTCGTGGGCGCCACGCGCGGGTCCGCGCGCGAGGCCGTCGCGGCGTACGCCGCCACCATGACCGCCGCCTACGGCGTGTTCCTGTGGCTGGCCTGGCGCGGCGTGCGGCGGGCTGCTCGCCGGGCGCCGGCTGGCCCGGAGGGCGAGGGCGCGACGGCCGCCGAGGCGCTGGAGGCGGCGGGGCCCGTCGAGGCGCCAGGAGGGTAA